Proteins encoded by one window of Arachis ipaensis cultivar K30076 chromosome B04, Araip1.1, whole genome shotgun sequence:
- the LOC107639045 gene encoding putative E3 ubiquitin-protein ligase LIN-1 isoform X3 — protein sequence MIDLKYIWVLVSINRYVHETLSNERTRNALKLKCTSKLRIQKQEFFEFSEQSVLSNLYWGIDSIEAAIQAQKPEEKSFRLMNSEQMLQVPAMLDEEEVTATVSNRYLVCCSYFYLSVVRNLQGDEWQSALHFLQAVLVSPRIVCNEFATELSQSLFPQETIMLLRRKKQNVKNNSGSMRLGCVSSTSEDEVNEAIRDIARSYKEGLVYYQVMLYGENPWWRSYCSTKHQSPQYVDAPNTSCVSPNSFQHEPRLKTCNMYDKVHPLGPQDVMHNMEDRKFHIRAKITKANDLQRETYDRKLHQSYALDHAVKYSGQEQLNERSVVNFDSTIFNRAREDSTLSISNFHVDDGIIEEALQPLKFHLFDNVTSKSPSKHWLSQKDHEESSKTKSRRYSLQDLSGVIERISELHYSEALGKCGQEYTVDIASIYEYLTDSSGTSYASLRDAILDELLVAISTSKEEREIRASVSILTTIISRNKSVIEDIKKKGLKLCDLASALKQNVHEAAILIYLINPSPIDIKTLELLPILVEIVCTSHSYKNKPEPLLLTPHAASLMIIEELVTSFDYATNNMHLAAISSPHVLSGLLEVARNDNLEEFFSLTTILIKCMQFDAQCRQYVSQYTPLAPFIHLLQTENTRAKCMALEFFHEILCIPRSSAINLLQRIQQEGGINVMQILRICTHQLQPDHQLFAVNILLQLETLNPCDKSLFRVEAVKVLLRALVSQESSAQILSASILSNLAGTYAWTGEPYTAAWLLRKTGLNSPYHHNMIRNFNWLDQSLQDTGTDLWCSKIAKSMLSVGDSIFHALESGLRSKMKMVSRDCLVAISWLGCQISKSSDSLRYSASEIILSGIEQFLHPGMELEERLLACLCIYNYATGKGKQKLIHFSEGVKESLRRLSNVTWMAEELHKVADFLLPNISRISCVHTQILETSRNFNIAVFSLIYYKGLLFSGYSDGSIKVWDIRGHSASLVWDIKEHKKSVTCFSLSEPSDSLLSGSTDGTIRVWRMVQRKLECVEVIVFKEPIHQLHASGETIFAITESQGIKIANDSRAIRNIFKGKHVKCMTLTRGKLYIGCTDSSIQEYSTTYNREQEIKPPTRSWIKQSKPIHSIVAYRDWLYSASKHVEGTTFKEWKKKIGKPKISIHSDKGDSVMAMEVVEDFIYLISSSSANSIQPNYSKIRLSSTV from the exons ATGATAGACCTCAAGTACATTTGGGTTCTTGTTTCAATCAACAGATACGTTCATGAAACCTTGTCAAATGAGAGAACAAGGAATGCTCTAAAGCTGAAATGCACCTCAAAACTAAGGATTCAAAAGCAAGAGTTCTTTGAATTCTCTGAGCAATCAGTGCTATCCAATTTGTACTGGGGAATTGACAGCATTGAAGCTGCAATTCAAGCTCAGAAGCCAGAGGAAAAGTCCTTCAGGCTCATGAACTCAGAACAAATGCTTCAGGTACCAGCAATGCTTGATGAGGAAGAAGTAACCGCCACGGTTTCAAACCGTTACTTGGTGTGCTGCTCCTATTTTTACCTCTCAGTTGTTAGGAACCTGCAGGGTGATGAGTGGCAATCTGCACTGCATTTTCTTCAAGCTGTGTTGGTGTCACCAAGGATTGTTTGCAATGAATTTGCAACTGAACTTTCTCAGAGCCTTTTCCCTCAAGAAACCATCATGTTGCTGAGAAGGAAGAAGCAGAATGTGAAGAACAACAGTGGAAGCATGAGGTTGGGGTGTGTGAGTTCTACTTCTGAGGATGAAGTGAATGAAGCAATTAGGGATATTGCAAGAAGTTATAAGGAAGGTTTGGTGTATTATCAGGTTATGCTTTATGGAGAGAATCCATGGTGGAGAAGTTATTGCAGCACCAAACACCAATCACCACAATATGT GGATGCACCAAATACCAGCTGTGTTTCTCCTAATTCATTTCAACATGAACCAAGATTGAAAACCTGCAATATG TATGATAAAGTTCATCCACTTGGTCCCCAAGATGTGATGCATAATATGGAAGACAGAAAATTTCACATAAGAGCCAAAATAACAAAAGCAAATGATCTACAGAGAGAAACTTATGACAG GAAGCTACATCAATCCTATGCCTTGGATCATGCTGTGAAATATTCCGGGCAAGAACAGCTGAATGAAAGAAGTGTGGTTAATTTTGATTCGACCATATTCAACAGAGCCAGAGAAGATTCTACTTTATCCATCTCAAATTTCCATGTAGATGATGGAATAATTGAGGAAGCATTGCAGCCACTAAAATTCCATCTCTTTGACAATGTAACATCTAAATCTCCTTCCAAACATTGGCTCAGCCAGAAAGATCATGAAGAAAGTTCTAAAACAAAATCACGAAGATATTCCCTACAGGATCTTTCAGGAGTGATTGAAAGAATCTCAGAACTGCATTATTCAGAAGCATTAGGAAAGTGTGGACAAGAATATACGGTTGACATTGCATCTATCTACGAGTATTTGACCGATTCATCAGGCACTAGTTATGCTTCCTTGAGGGATGCCATCTTGGATGAACTGCTAGTAGCTATCTCAACATccaaagaggaaagagaaattagAGCTTCTGTGTCTATTCTCACTACAATAATTTCAAGAAACAAATCAGTCATAGAAGACATCAAGAAGAAAGGTTTAAAGTTGTGTGATCTTGCTAGTGCTCTAAAACAAAATGTTCATGAGGCTGCAATTCTCATCTATTTGATAAATCCATCACCTATAGACATAAAAACATTGGAACTTCTACCAATACTTGTTGAGATTGTATGCACCTCACATAGTTACAAGAATAAGCCAGAGCCCCTTCTTCTGACGCCTCATGCAGCATCATTGATGATCATTGAAGAACTAGTGACTTCGTTCGACTATGCAACAAATAACATGCATTTGGCTGCGATTAGTTCCCCTCATGTTCTCAGTGGACTTCTAGAAGTTGCTAGGAATGATAATCTAGAAGAGTTTTTCTCTTTAACCACCATTCTTATAAAATGCATGCAGTTTGATGCACAATGTAGACAGTATGTATCACAATACACTCCTCTTGCTCCTTTTATCCATCTTCTGCAGACGGAAAATACCCGCGCCAAATGTATGGCACTTGAATTTTTCCATGAAATCCTTTGCATACCGCG ATCATCAGCCATTAATCTGTTGCAGCGTATACAGCAAGAAGGAGGCATCAATGTTATGCAGATACTAAGGATTTGTACTCATCAATTACAACCTGATCACCAGCTTTTTGCAGTAAACATACTACTTCAGTTAGAAACATTG AACCCATGTGATAAAAGCTTGTTCAGAGTAGAAGCAGTGAAGGTCCTTCTAAGGGCATTGGTATCTCAGGAAAGCTCAGCGCAGATATTATCTGCATCCATTTTATCAAATCTTGCAGGAACATATGCGTGGACAGGAGAACCATATACAGCTGCATGGTTGCTGAGGAAGACAGGATTGAACTCTCCCTATCACCACAATATGATAAGAAACTTCAACTGGTTGGATCAGAGTCTACAG GATACTGGCACAGACTTATGGTGCAGTAAAATTGCAAAATCTATGTTAAGTGTTGGAGATTCCATCTTCCATGCTTTAGAGAGTGGATTAAGAAGCAAGATGAAAATGGTCTCTAGAGATTGTCTTGTAGCAATTTCATGGCTCGGATGTCAAATATCTAAAAGCTCGGATAGCCTCAGATATTCGGCATCCGAGATCATACTGAGTGGAATTGAGCAATTCCTGCATCCTGGGATGGAGCTAGAAGAAAGACTTCTAGCATGTCTATGCATTTATAATTATGCCACTGGTAAAG GAAAGCAGAAACTGATTCATTTCTCTGAAGGAGTAAAGGAATCGTTACGACGTCTTTCAAATGTAACTTGGATGGCTGAGGAGTTACACAAAGTAGCTGATTTCCTGTTGCCAAACATATCA CGTATTTCTTGTGTTCACACGCAAATCCTTGAGACAAGTCGAAACTTCAACATAGCAGTTTTCTCCCTCATATACTACAAGGGACTCCTATTCAGTGGATATTCAGATGGTTCAATCAAG GTGTGGGATATTAGAGGGCACTCAGCTAGTCTTGTATGGGACATTAAGGAGCACAAGAAGTCCGTGACATGCTTTTCGCTATCTGAACCATCGGATAGCCTCTTAAGTGGATCCACCGATGGAACCATAAGG GTGTGGAGAATGGTCCAGAGAAAGTTGGAATGTGTTGAAGTAATAGTCTTCAAGGAACCAATCCATCAGTTACATGCATCGGGTGAAACAATTTTCGCGATTACTGAAAGCCAAGGAATAAAG ATAGCTAATGATTCAAGGGCAATCAGAAATATTTTCAAAGGTAAGCATGTAAAATGCATGACACTAACTAGAGGAAAGTTATACATTGGCTGCACAGATTCAAGCATACAG GAGTATTCCACAACATACAACAGGGAACAAGAAATCAAACCACCAACAAGGAGTTGGATCAAGCAAAGTAAGCCAATACATTCAATTGTAGCATATAGAGATTGGCTCTATAGTGCAAGTAAGCATGTTGAAGGCACAACATTCAAG GAATGGAAGAAAAAAATTGGGAAACCCAAGATTTCAATCCATTCTGACAAAGGAGATAGTGTGATGGCTATGGAAGTGGTAGAAGACTTCATATACCTAATCTCCAGCTCATCTGCAAATAGCATTCAG CCAAATTACAGCAAAATCAGGTTATCATCAACTGTATAA
- the LOC107639045 gene encoding putative E3 ubiquitin-protein ligase LIN-1 isoform X2 → MIDLKYIWVLVSINRYVHETLSNERTRNALKLKCTSKLRIQKQEFFEFSEQSVLSNLYWGIDSIEAAIQAQKPEEKSFRLMNSEQMLQVPAMLDEEEVTATVSNRYLVCCSYFYLSVVRNLQGDEWQSALHFLQAVLVSPRIVCNEFATELSQSLFPQETIMLLRRKKQNVKNNSGSMRLGCVSSTSEDEVNEAIRDIARSYKEGLVYYQVMLYGENPWWRSYCSTKHQSPQYVDAPNTSCVSPNSFQHEPRLKTCNMYDKVHPLGPQDVMHNMEDRKFHIRAKITKANDLQRETYDRKLHQSYALDHAVKYSGQEQLNERSVVNFDSTIFNRAREDSTLSISNFHVDDGIIEEALQPLKFHLFDNVTSKSPSKHWLSQKDHEESSKTKSRRYSLQDLSGVIERISELHYSEALGKCGQEYTVDIASIYEYLTDSSGTSYASLRDAILDELLVAISTSKEEREIRASVSILTTIISRNKSVIEDIKKKGLKLCDLASALKQNVHEAAILIYLINPSPIDIKTLELLPILVEIVCTSHSYKNKPEPLLLTPHAASLMIIEELVTSFDYATNNMHLAAISSPHVLSGLLEVARNDNLEEFFSLTTILIKCMQFDAQCRQYVSQYTPLAPFIHLLQTENTRAKCMALEFFHEILCIPRSSAINLLQRIQQEGGINVMQILRICTHQLQPDHQLFAVNILLQLETLNPCDKSLFRVEAVKVLLRALVSQESSAQILSASILSNLAGTYAWTGEPYTAAWLLRKTGLNSPYHHNMIRNFNWLDQSLQDTGTDLWCSKIAKSMLSVGDSIFHALESGLRSKMKMVSRDCLVAISWLGCQISKSSDSLRYSASEIILSGIEQFLHPGMELEERLLACLCIYNYATGKQKLIHFSEGVKESLRRLSNVTWMAEELHKVADFLLPNISRISCVHTQILETSRNFNIAVFSLIYYKGLLFSGYSDGSIKVWDIRGHSASLVWDIKEHKKSVTCFSLSEPSDSLLSGSTDGTIRVWRMVQRKLECVEVIVFKEPIHQLHASGETIFAITESQGIKIANDSRAIRNIFKGKHVKCMTLTRGKLYIGCTDSSIQEYSTTYNREQEIKPPTRSWIKQSKPIHSIVAYRDWLYSASKHVEGTTFKEWKKKIGKPKISIHSDKGDSVMAMEVVEDFIYLISSSSANSIQIWLRGTPKKLGRISAGSKITSLLAANDIILCGTEMGQIKGWIPL, encoded by the exons ATGATAGACCTCAAGTACATTTGGGTTCTTGTTTCAATCAACAGATACGTTCATGAAACCTTGTCAAATGAGAGAACAAGGAATGCTCTAAAGCTGAAATGCACCTCAAAACTAAGGATTCAAAAGCAAGAGTTCTTTGAATTCTCTGAGCAATCAGTGCTATCCAATTTGTACTGGGGAATTGACAGCATTGAAGCTGCAATTCAAGCTCAGAAGCCAGAGGAAAAGTCCTTCAGGCTCATGAACTCAGAACAAATGCTTCAGGTACCAGCAATGCTTGATGAGGAAGAAGTAACCGCCACGGTTTCAAACCGTTACTTGGTGTGCTGCTCCTATTTTTACCTCTCAGTTGTTAGGAACCTGCAGGGTGATGAGTGGCAATCTGCACTGCATTTTCTTCAAGCTGTGTTGGTGTCACCAAGGATTGTTTGCAATGAATTTGCAACTGAACTTTCTCAGAGCCTTTTCCCTCAAGAAACCATCATGTTGCTGAGAAGGAAGAAGCAGAATGTGAAGAACAACAGTGGAAGCATGAGGTTGGGGTGTGTGAGTTCTACTTCTGAGGATGAAGTGAATGAAGCAATTAGGGATATTGCAAGAAGTTATAAGGAAGGTTTGGTGTATTATCAGGTTATGCTTTATGGAGAGAATCCATGGTGGAGAAGTTATTGCAGCACCAAACACCAATCACCACAATATGT GGATGCACCAAATACCAGCTGTGTTTCTCCTAATTCATTTCAACATGAACCAAGATTGAAAACCTGCAATATG TATGATAAAGTTCATCCACTTGGTCCCCAAGATGTGATGCATAATATGGAAGACAGAAAATTTCACATAAGAGCCAAAATAACAAAAGCAAATGATCTACAGAGAGAAACTTATGACAG GAAGCTACATCAATCCTATGCCTTGGATCATGCTGTGAAATATTCCGGGCAAGAACAGCTGAATGAAAGAAGTGTGGTTAATTTTGATTCGACCATATTCAACAGAGCCAGAGAAGATTCTACTTTATCCATCTCAAATTTCCATGTAGATGATGGAATAATTGAGGAAGCATTGCAGCCACTAAAATTCCATCTCTTTGACAATGTAACATCTAAATCTCCTTCCAAACATTGGCTCAGCCAGAAAGATCATGAAGAAAGTTCTAAAACAAAATCACGAAGATATTCCCTACAGGATCTTTCAGGAGTGATTGAAAGAATCTCAGAACTGCATTATTCAGAAGCATTAGGAAAGTGTGGACAAGAATATACGGTTGACATTGCATCTATCTACGAGTATTTGACCGATTCATCAGGCACTAGTTATGCTTCCTTGAGGGATGCCATCTTGGATGAACTGCTAGTAGCTATCTCAACATccaaagaggaaagagaaattagAGCTTCTGTGTCTATTCTCACTACAATAATTTCAAGAAACAAATCAGTCATAGAAGACATCAAGAAGAAAGGTTTAAAGTTGTGTGATCTTGCTAGTGCTCTAAAACAAAATGTTCATGAGGCTGCAATTCTCATCTATTTGATAAATCCATCACCTATAGACATAAAAACATTGGAACTTCTACCAATACTTGTTGAGATTGTATGCACCTCACATAGTTACAAGAATAAGCCAGAGCCCCTTCTTCTGACGCCTCATGCAGCATCATTGATGATCATTGAAGAACTAGTGACTTCGTTCGACTATGCAACAAATAACATGCATTTGGCTGCGATTAGTTCCCCTCATGTTCTCAGTGGACTTCTAGAAGTTGCTAGGAATGATAATCTAGAAGAGTTTTTCTCTTTAACCACCATTCTTATAAAATGCATGCAGTTTGATGCACAATGTAGACAGTATGTATCACAATACACTCCTCTTGCTCCTTTTATCCATCTTCTGCAGACGGAAAATACCCGCGCCAAATGTATGGCACTTGAATTTTTCCATGAAATCCTTTGCATACCGCG ATCATCAGCCATTAATCTGTTGCAGCGTATACAGCAAGAAGGAGGCATCAATGTTATGCAGATACTAAGGATTTGTACTCATCAATTACAACCTGATCACCAGCTTTTTGCAGTAAACATACTACTTCAGTTAGAAACATTG AACCCATGTGATAAAAGCTTGTTCAGAGTAGAAGCAGTGAAGGTCCTTCTAAGGGCATTGGTATCTCAGGAAAGCTCAGCGCAGATATTATCTGCATCCATTTTATCAAATCTTGCAGGAACATATGCGTGGACAGGAGAACCATATACAGCTGCATGGTTGCTGAGGAAGACAGGATTGAACTCTCCCTATCACCACAATATGATAAGAAACTTCAACTGGTTGGATCAGAGTCTACAG GATACTGGCACAGACTTATGGTGCAGTAAAATTGCAAAATCTATGTTAAGTGTTGGAGATTCCATCTTCCATGCTTTAGAGAGTGGATTAAGAAGCAAGATGAAAATGGTCTCTAGAGATTGTCTTGTAGCAATTTCATGGCTCGGATGTCAAATATCTAAAAGCTCGGATAGCCTCAGATATTCGGCATCCGAGATCATACTGAGTGGAATTGAGCAATTCCTGCATCCTGGGATGGAGCTAGAAGAAAGACTTCTAGCATGTCTATGCATTTATAATTATGCCACTG GAAAGCAGAAACTGATTCATTTCTCTGAAGGAGTAAAGGAATCGTTACGACGTCTTTCAAATGTAACTTGGATGGCTGAGGAGTTACACAAAGTAGCTGATTTCCTGTTGCCAAACATATCA CGTATTTCTTGTGTTCACACGCAAATCCTTGAGACAAGTCGAAACTTCAACATAGCAGTTTTCTCCCTCATATACTACAAGGGACTCCTATTCAGTGGATATTCAGATGGTTCAATCAAG GTGTGGGATATTAGAGGGCACTCAGCTAGTCTTGTATGGGACATTAAGGAGCACAAGAAGTCCGTGACATGCTTTTCGCTATCTGAACCATCGGATAGCCTCTTAAGTGGATCCACCGATGGAACCATAAGG GTGTGGAGAATGGTCCAGAGAAAGTTGGAATGTGTTGAAGTAATAGTCTTCAAGGAACCAATCCATCAGTTACATGCATCGGGTGAAACAATTTTCGCGATTACTGAAAGCCAAGGAATAAAG ATAGCTAATGATTCAAGGGCAATCAGAAATATTTTCAAAGGTAAGCATGTAAAATGCATGACACTAACTAGAGGAAAGTTATACATTGGCTGCACAGATTCAAGCATACAG GAGTATTCCACAACATACAACAGGGAACAAGAAATCAAACCACCAACAAGGAGTTGGATCAAGCAAAGTAAGCCAATACATTCAATTGTAGCATATAGAGATTGGCTCTATAGTGCAAGTAAGCATGTTGAAGGCACAACATTCAAG GAATGGAAGAAAAAAATTGGGAAACCCAAGATTTCAATCCATTCTGACAAAGGAGATAGTGTGATGGCTATGGAAGTGGTAGAAGACTTCATATACCTAATCTCCAGCTCATCTGCAAATAGCATTCAG ATCTGGTTGAGAGGGACACCGAAAAAACTCGGGAGAATATCGGCCGGAAGCAAGATTACAAGCCTTCTTGCCGCGAATGACATTATTCTTTGTGGTACTGAGATGGGACAAATCAAG GGATGGATCCCTTTGTAG
- the LOC107639045 gene encoding putative E3 ubiquitin-protein ligase LIN-1 isoform X1, whose amino-acid sequence MIDLKYIWVLVSINRYVHETLSNERTRNALKLKCTSKLRIQKQEFFEFSEQSVLSNLYWGIDSIEAAIQAQKPEEKSFRLMNSEQMLQVPAMLDEEEVTATVSNRYLVCCSYFYLSVVRNLQGDEWQSALHFLQAVLVSPRIVCNEFATELSQSLFPQETIMLLRRKKQNVKNNSGSMRLGCVSSTSEDEVNEAIRDIARSYKEGLVYYQVMLYGENPWWRSYCSTKHQSPQYVDAPNTSCVSPNSFQHEPRLKTCNMYDKVHPLGPQDVMHNMEDRKFHIRAKITKANDLQRETYDRKLHQSYALDHAVKYSGQEQLNERSVVNFDSTIFNRAREDSTLSISNFHVDDGIIEEALQPLKFHLFDNVTSKSPSKHWLSQKDHEESSKTKSRRYSLQDLSGVIERISELHYSEALGKCGQEYTVDIASIYEYLTDSSGTSYASLRDAILDELLVAISTSKEEREIRASVSILTTIISRNKSVIEDIKKKGLKLCDLASALKQNVHEAAILIYLINPSPIDIKTLELLPILVEIVCTSHSYKNKPEPLLLTPHAASLMIIEELVTSFDYATNNMHLAAISSPHVLSGLLEVARNDNLEEFFSLTTILIKCMQFDAQCRQYVSQYTPLAPFIHLLQTENTRAKCMALEFFHEILCIPRSSAINLLQRIQQEGGINVMQILRICTHQLQPDHQLFAVNILLQLETLNPCDKSLFRVEAVKVLLRALVSQESSAQILSASILSNLAGTYAWTGEPYTAAWLLRKTGLNSPYHHNMIRNFNWLDQSLQDTGTDLWCSKIAKSMLSVGDSIFHALESGLRSKMKMVSRDCLVAISWLGCQISKSSDSLRYSASEIILSGIEQFLHPGMELEERLLACLCIYNYATGKGKQKLIHFSEGVKESLRRLSNVTWMAEELHKVADFLLPNISRISCVHTQILETSRNFNIAVFSLIYYKGLLFSGYSDGSIKVWDIRGHSASLVWDIKEHKKSVTCFSLSEPSDSLLSGSTDGTIRVWRMVQRKLECVEVIVFKEPIHQLHASGETIFAITESQGIKIANDSRAIRNIFKGKHVKCMTLTRGKLYIGCTDSSIQEYSTTYNREQEIKPPTRSWIKQSKPIHSIVAYRDWLYSASKHVEGTTFKEWKKKIGKPKISIHSDKGDSVMAMEVVEDFIYLISSSSANSIQIWLRGTPKKLGRISAGSKITSLLAANDIILCGTEMGQIKGWIPL is encoded by the exons ATGATAGACCTCAAGTACATTTGGGTTCTTGTTTCAATCAACAGATACGTTCATGAAACCTTGTCAAATGAGAGAACAAGGAATGCTCTAAAGCTGAAATGCACCTCAAAACTAAGGATTCAAAAGCAAGAGTTCTTTGAATTCTCTGAGCAATCAGTGCTATCCAATTTGTACTGGGGAATTGACAGCATTGAAGCTGCAATTCAAGCTCAGAAGCCAGAGGAAAAGTCCTTCAGGCTCATGAACTCAGAACAAATGCTTCAGGTACCAGCAATGCTTGATGAGGAAGAAGTAACCGCCACGGTTTCAAACCGTTACTTGGTGTGCTGCTCCTATTTTTACCTCTCAGTTGTTAGGAACCTGCAGGGTGATGAGTGGCAATCTGCACTGCATTTTCTTCAAGCTGTGTTGGTGTCACCAAGGATTGTTTGCAATGAATTTGCAACTGAACTTTCTCAGAGCCTTTTCCCTCAAGAAACCATCATGTTGCTGAGAAGGAAGAAGCAGAATGTGAAGAACAACAGTGGAAGCATGAGGTTGGGGTGTGTGAGTTCTACTTCTGAGGATGAAGTGAATGAAGCAATTAGGGATATTGCAAGAAGTTATAAGGAAGGTTTGGTGTATTATCAGGTTATGCTTTATGGAGAGAATCCATGGTGGAGAAGTTATTGCAGCACCAAACACCAATCACCACAATATGT GGATGCACCAAATACCAGCTGTGTTTCTCCTAATTCATTTCAACATGAACCAAGATTGAAAACCTGCAATATG TATGATAAAGTTCATCCACTTGGTCCCCAAGATGTGATGCATAATATGGAAGACAGAAAATTTCACATAAGAGCCAAAATAACAAAAGCAAATGATCTACAGAGAGAAACTTATGACAG GAAGCTACATCAATCCTATGCCTTGGATCATGCTGTGAAATATTCCGGGCAAGAACAGCTGAATGAAAGAAGTGTGGTTAATTTTGATTCGACCATATTCAACAGAGCCAGAGAAGATTCTACTTTATCCATCTCAAATTTCCATGTAGATGATGGAATAATTGAGGAAGCATTGCAGCCACTAAAATTCCATCTCTTTGACAATGTAACATCTAAATCTCCTTCCAAACATTGGCTCAGCCAGAAAGATCATGAAGAAAGTTCTAAAACAAAATCACGAAGATATTCCCTACAGGATCTTTCAGGAGTGATTGAAAGAATCTCAGAACTGCATTATTCAGAAGCATTAGGAAAGTGTGGACAAGAATATACGGTTGACATTGCATCTATCTACGAGTATTTGACCGATTCATCAGGCACTAGTTATGCTTCCTTGAGGGATGCCATCTTGGATGAACTGCTAGTAGCTATCTCAACATccaaagaggaaagagaaattagAGCTTCTGTGTCTATTCTCACTACAATAATTTCAAGAAACAAATCAGTCATAGAAGACATCAAGAAGAAAGGTTTAAAGTTGTGTGATCTTGCTAGTGCTCTAAAACAAAATGTTCATGAGGCTGCAATTCTCATCTATTTGATAAATCCATCACCTATAGACATAAAAACATTGGAACTTCTACCAATACTTGTTGAGATTGTATGCACCTCACATAGTTACAAGAATAAGCCAGAGCCCCTTCTTCTGACGCCTCATGCAGCATCATTGATGATCATTGAAGAACTAGTGACTTCGTTCGACTATGCAACAAATAACATGCATTTGGCTGCGATTAGTTCCCCTCATGTTCTCAGTGGACTTCTAGAAGTTGCTAGGAATGATAATCTAGAAGAGTTTTTCTCTTTAACCACCATTCTTATAAAATGCATGCAGTTTGATGCACAATGTAGACAGTATGTATCACAATACACTCCTCTTGCTCCTTTTATCCATCTTCTGCAGACGGAAAATACCCGCGCCAAATGTATGGCACTTGAATTTTTCCATGAAATCCTTTGCATACCGCG ATCATCAGCCATTAATCTGTTGCAGCGTATACAGCAAGAAGGAGGCATCAATGTTATGCAGATACTAAGGATTTGTACTCATCAATTACAACCTGATCACCAGCTTTTTGCAGTAAACATACTACTTCAGTTAGAAACATTG AACCCATGTGATAAAAGCTTGTTCAGAGTAGAAGCAGTGAAGGTCCTTCTAAGGGCATTGGTATCTCAGGAAAGCTCAGCGCAGATATTATCTGCATCCATTTTATCAAATCTTGCAGGAACATATGCGTGGACAGGAGAACCATATACAGCTGCATGGTTGCTGAGGAAGACAGGATTGAACTCTCCCTATCACCACAATATGATAAGAAACTTCAACTGGTTGGATCAGAGTCTACAG GATACTGGCACAGACTTATGGTGCAGTAAAATTGCAAAATCTATGTTAAGTGTTGGAGATTCCATCTTCCATGCTTTAGAGAGTGGATTAAGAAGCAAGATGAAAATGGTCTCTAGAGATTGTCTTGTAGCAATTTCATGGCTCGGATGTCAAATATCTAAAAGCTCGGATAGCCTCAGATATTCGGCATCCGAGATCATACTGAGTGGAATTGAGCAATTCCTGCATCCTGGGATGGAGCTAGAAGAAAGACTTCTAGCATGTCTATGCATTTATAATTATGCCACTGGTAAAG GAAAGCAGAAACTGATTCATTTCTCTGAAGGAGTAAAGGAATCGTTACGACGTCTTTCAAATGTAACTTGGATGGCTGAGGAGTTACACAAAGTAGCTGATTTCCTGTTGCCAAACATATCA CGTATTTCTTGTGTTCACACGCAAATCCTTGAGACAAGTCGAAACTTCAACATAGCAGTTTTCTCCCTCATATACTACAAGGGACTCCTATTCAGTGGATATTCAGATGGTTCAATCAAG GTGTGGGATATTAGAGGGCACTCAGCTAGTCTTGTATGGGACATTAAGGAGCACAAGAAGTCCGTGACATGCTTTTCGCTATCTGAACCATCGGATAGCCTCTTAAGTGGATCCACCGATGGAACCATAAGG GTGTGGAGAATGGTCCAGAGAAAGTTGGAATGTGTTGAAGTAATAGTCTTCAAGGAACCAATCCATCAGTTACATGCATCGGGTGAAACAATTTTCGCGATTACTGAAAGCCAAGGAATAAAG ATAGCTAATGATTCAAGGGCAATCAGAAATATTTTCAAAGGTAAGCATGTAAAATGCATGACACTAACTAGAGGAAAGTTATACATTGGCTGCACAGATTCAAGCATACAG GAGTATTCCACAACATACAACAGGGAACAAGAAATCAAACCACCAACAAGGAGTTGGATCAAGCAAAGTAAGCCAATACATTCAATTGTAGCATATAGAGATTGGCTCTATAGTGCAAGTAAGCATGTTGAAGGCACAACATTCAAG GAATGGAAGAAAAAAATTGGGAAACCCAAGATTTCAATCCATTCTGACAAAGGAGATAGTGTGATGGCTATGGAAGTGGTAGAAGACTTCATATACCTAATCTCCAGCTCATCTGCAAATAGCATTCAG ATCTGGTTGAGAGGGACACCGAAAAAACTCGGGAGAATATCGGCCGGAAGCAAGATTACAAGCCTTCTTGCCGCGAATGACATTATTCTTTGTGGTACTGAGATGGGACAAATCAAG GGATGGATCCCTTTGTAG